The Montipora foliosa isolate CH-2021 chromosome 1, ASM3666993v2, whole genome shotgun sequence DNA segment GGACTTTGTACTTGATTTCAAGAAATCCAGACGTACAAAAACAACTTCACGATGAAGTGAGCTCAGTTCTGAAACCAGGGGAACGTGCTACACCTGCCGCATTGCAGAAAATGCCATTCTTGCGAGCATGTATCAAAGAGACTCTAAGGTAACGTAAATTAAACTGGATCGAAACCTGTGGTCTGTTACAAAGTTTGCGAGATATTTATTATAGTGCTTGATCGTTAAATCAAGCCACTATGATTATGGCCAATTATAACGTACGCGGCTCAAGTTCGCGTTTCGCGCGAGACGTGACTGTCAAAGCGTCACGTCTGCGACAACACTGTTGTAgacaattgtttttgtttttttagttagtttcaagacaaaggagcAAAGAAGCCAAAGGTTAtcaatcaatgaacgaaatagAGTTGCTGAACTCAccttctttattttctttttgggatGTTGTATTAGAGGTTGGTTTTTTGTGCTGTTTTCCCGCAGTGAAGTACCCACACCCTCATATACGGTATGGTATCACCCTATCGGGGTGCTTCCTGTTGCCTCAAACACACCCAAAAAAAACCTTGgttcgcaagcgccctgaaggacagatgagcaaggatggcacagtcggttagtgcgcggccttggtgctagaggtcctgagttcgaatCACAAATCGCGCATCCtagtttcgacttctttcctttccgtgtagctaagtagctttaaatacccgtaaaacggagcactgatggagaggggggagtaaaatgagggCACCGTCGaactcaggtttgtcagttgaattactgttacgagttatcgacgttaaatatggttactttactttactttatgatgaatttttcaaaaacaatgTTACCAAATAAAACTCGGACCTCGGAAAAATACtgcgcaactcgcaaaatatcggCGCGTATTATTTGTTCAACCATCGAATAAGGTGTATATATATCCCTTATGCCTCTTCGCAAGAGTGTTATCAGCTAGCAGTGCAGTACGTCAGTGGTTTGTATGGAAAGACAGCAGTGGTTGGTCTGAGGAGTCCAGAGCGAATAAGATGTTACACACATTTTGCCATCTCATTGGCAGCAAAAGCCTTCGCAACCGCTTAGGTGCTCTTTCGTCATCCTGTAAAAATGAGAATAGGATCATCTTCAGCCATCCTTTTCATTTATTGCTCAGGTCACTCTGCACATAACATTCAAATGTTCCAATTTTTGGACCGTATATCAGTTGAGTAAAATGTTTTTTGTGGTGAATGCTTGGATTATATTTTGGCTTATTGATTTCTCAAAAACTTGCTATTTAATTTaagctttgttttcaagttgttTTGCTTTACGTTAAATCTCGTCTATGTTTccactgttttttttctttaggaTGTATCCCATTGCTTTTGAAAATACTCGTTTTCTTCCGGAAGAGATCGTTATCCAGGGCTATCGCATACCACCCAAAGTAAGTCACTTTGATAAGCCGACATGGCGAGCTTGATTGATTATTGATTATTCCCATCTTAACGGTCTATGCTTCTTCCTAGACTTCGAgaagtcccttcataaatcagtcgggcgacccgcttttctgaggcagtcgcgttttgtcacgcaaacgaataaaaagaccgagggaggcttaggaagaggagagaaagaaggGACTTCACCCTTTACTGTAACCGACGCGTTCAGAATGACCAAATCTGCTAATCTAATTTTTGAAAGTGATATGACAGATGGTTCCGCCTTTTTTAAAGACCCAAAATAACTACAATAACGGCGTGGGAATATTTATGTGCATGTCGAATTCAATGAACTATTCGGAAAGGAAACCGCAGAAAAACTACTGTATTTACTTTGAATTCAATGACCGACACTCCAAAGAAACCCGGTAAAAAGAGCAGCAGAAAAGCTAAGCAGAGAGAGGCCTCAAATTTTTGCCGGATTTGCAGAATAAATGATAAATTGAATGTTGgagtgttttggcaagttttGTTTTGGTGTGATGTTCGACCTCAACTATCAAGGACAAATTCTTGTTAAGAACGGAGGACTCAGAAGACACAGCTTGTTCAGCAGAAATAATGACTCAACACTTGTTTGAAACCATTTCCTTTAAGAAACTCCCATTCTTCTCGAAGGCAACTACTCATAGATAATCGTTCGACCGAATCTCGTCTTAGGTGATGCTGCAACGAGGAACGATTTCCACGATCGAATAGCGTTTGACTCTCATAAATAAAAGTCTTGCCGGAAACCAGTTGGTAGCACAGCCATAGCATTCTTGCCCGATAGTAGAGCTTCGACTGCAAGTTTATGCTCTTGTTTGGGTTCATTGTTTCCCATTTTGAAGGAATAAATGATCGAAATGTACCGCTAAAAGGCGTATCGTACTTATAATCGAAACACAATTGACAAGAAGTAATTAACTTGTCAGAAAAATTTGACAGCGGTGCATCGTCAACGGACCAATCCGAATTCTGAACGCGTCGGTTACAGTGCAATCCCTTCTTTCTGTCCTCTTCCCAGGGCTCCCTcggttttttaattcttttgctTGACAAAACGCGATTGTCTCAGAAAAGCAGGAGACTCGACTGATAAATGAAGGGACTGTTCGCAATCTAGCTTTCTTCCCTGCCGTGGGTACTGTAGACTGTTTTTGAAGGTTaacgataaccataacaaagcGAATTGCATCAATACTATTTGATAGTACGAGCGACCCTCGATCAACGCCTTCACTGTAGCGTcaactagggagtttaagcacgcgcgtttttgaaacgcggacgacaaccggaagtgacctgttttccctttcaacttgtctttacacaaatacatttatattgctattcatgttaagtatcttttctacattagagatgattagtttaaaaatctaggagacacTGCTGTCCTGaaatgcgaaatgttcactttcgGTTGCCATACGTGTCttaaaaacgtcgcgtgcttaagctccctagttgCTCGCGCAGAGCACGTCGGGCAATGACATCACCCATCGttcatcaacctcgttcccagggtctcttttctctgccttcattgtcgttgagaaaagaccctggttcactctggtcacgtgtctctcTGGAATctgttaggggatgggtggcaatgtaggccttgtcgacattgcaaagaaggaaatcagcacgcaattggttttgtggccagatgaccgTCTTTTTTATGTACCACACATATGGAATTCGTTGTGAAAGGTCAAAAGGTGTGGTCAAATCGATgggacgccacagaaaataccCTCGCGTTATTTAAGTTTTCActcgtgtgaaggtccggatcaacgaagaatgctaatagtttgcgacaattttaaaggaaacaagattttgtcgtgcaagaaaacaagcgaaacgtttatccatgggaaacaaacctgttcagcgatcagccggtgtgttgttatttaactTCTCTTGTCACGTATCGAcgtcaaatcatcaaatcaaactgtattaacatgtgcaggtattttattttgttctttgattttcgtttttctttcgaatgttaaacaacgtgatttctaaagtcgcaatcttgaacagcgagttgacagttttgacttacgatatttatatttaaacAACTGcgtgtaaattgtcgatgtcgttaaggTATTTTTTattaccactgcacagcgctttaatagcctgtatatttttagccgcggtaaaGTAAAAaaggacatttttatcaagcaatcGTATTGTTTGGTGTAGTCTTtgatgttagtgtttgttctggagtAGCAACTTTAGTTACTAACaaaatcaattcttttttttgtgaACGGCAGTCGCCGCTCGACATTGAACTTGTGGGAATATAAGATCCGCTcctttgacctttttgatacttccattgtaagataaagattaCTTAtttaaaaatgccttgtcaaacgaatactcgttcgcccagttgcgggatcacaatataacgaaaacactaccctagtgggaaaacGTTTGTCGACGAGtaccacgtgaccagagtgaaccagggtctttactcaacgacaatggaggcagagaagagagaccctgaaCGATCATttgaacgtcatctcaaaatatgtATTTGCTTTATCTCGGGATGTGTAAAACGTAAGGAATGTCACGTTAAGCTTTTGTTGGATGTTAACTAATGTTATCCGGTGCAAGGATGCTCTTACTTAGGTCTGAAGTATGAAGCAACGTGAAGCAAAGAAGGTGCGCATGCGTGTTCTATTCCGTTCTGTTCACACTAAAACATTCTTGAAGTATGCGAAATCATTGCGTCCGCGTTTTGCACTCAGACTTCAGTGTTTTTCCTAGCGCTTGCGTCTTCGCATACGTTAGCTTCTCTGCCCTTACGTATTGACTTCTCTTTGGTAGACAATGGTTCGTATGGCGTTGTATTCAATGGGCCGCAATCCCAAGCTGTTTGATGAACCCTTAAAGTACAAACCTGAGCGGTGGATGAGGGATGATACACACAAGTCCTCATATCATGCTTTTGCTTCTCTTCCTTTCGGATATGGCACTCGAATGTGCCTTGGTAAGTGGATGCACTTCCTGTAGCTAATAGTACTTGAGTGTACAACCAGATTAAACAAAATCACTTAGACATGTTCGACAGCAGTGTAAGGGCTAATCGCGGGATAAGtttgataaaaaacaaaacaaaaacaattagttGGCATGGTATTTAAAACTAGTTCAACGCTAGCCCGACTCAGTCCTGATCAATTCATTTAACAATGTTTTACTTTTTCATTGAATAGGTCGCCGAGTGGCCGAATTAGAAATGCGTCTCTTTCTTTCACAGGTGGGACATTACAAATTTATCACGAACTCGTGCTGGTTACGAGTTCAATGTAAATACCAagtattataggaaattaacgcgaatttttgAAACTCACGTTAATTCAAAAGTTAATTTCCGTGCTCGTAATTAAGTAGCGCGTTAATTTCCGCACCTTATTTACCATTAATTTCCCCCAAATTGTGACTCAGTCCAGACATTCGTGACACCTAACCAAACAATATATTTTATTCACGCACTTTATTTCACATCAATCTTTCACATTTACTGTACTTCAACTTCACTTTCTTCGTGTTCGCTGTCAGAAGAATAGTTCTCAACTTCTGCTTCTTGAAATTTGGTATCATGGACACTTGAAAGAACGGTCCAAGTGGCCAGATTCCTTCGCTTAACCCAAACGTTTAGAGACAATTGCCCGATTTGTATTTTGGAATTTACAGTTAATTGGAATTTAATTTAATTGGATTTACAATTTAATTGGAATTTACAGTTTAATTGGAATTTACAGTtaatgctgaaaaaaaaattgtttgcgtTTTCACAAAAAATTCTCTTTTTGTTGAAGAGGGGTAGCAGACGCTTTAATTTCCAACATTTTGCAATTTTACTCTCTCTTTTGCGTTAATTTTCCTTATTGGGAAGCAAATTTCCCTTTACATCGCATTACTTGAGGTCGCGTTATTTTCAAATACGTTAATTAACAAGAGGTTTCCTGTAATAAGATTTGCCAAGAAAATGCCCCCGGCCTCGGAAAATAGAGGGGATTTGAGATATAAAAATGAGGAACTAACGGGTGCTTTCTTCTACCATCCGTTATTAAAAGAAATAACTTTTCTTTGAACCCAATTACCTCCTTCATTTGTGAAATTGAGAAATATCTCAAATGGTTCATTACTTGGTAAGAGTTTAAGCACAAAAACCAGAACTTTTcgtttgaaaacgtttgtttgaTCTGCCTTCTTTTTGATGGCCCCAATTTTGGAACCAAGTTAATAATCTTTATATTTCACTCAGGTGTCCATGAACTTCTGGGTGGAGTCTTTGAATGAAGTCCAACCAACTGTGAGCACACTCTTGGTCCCGGAAAAGAAAATTGAGTTACGATTTGTCGATCGATAAACGGTGAATTGGCGATTTAAATTTAGCTTCGACTGAGTTATGTTTCGCTGGATTCTCACATTAATGCTTAAAAATCAACTTAGATCAACTGTATAGaaatttgtaaatagttatcaatttttcattatttctatTTAGTATTGTAAGAGCGCCGAGGCGTAGCGAGGCGCTCCAAaaactgtaattattattattattattattattattattattattattattattattattattaaaaatcacAGGATCTTTACACATTTTGACAAGTGTTCACTTTCCAACAGAAGCAAAAAAGGACACGTACACCTCGTTTGAGGCCCCAGTCCTTCTATCAAAATATGATAAATATAGCAACGTCTAATATCACAATATGATAAATATGGTATCATCGAAGGTACAACAACGGCTTCgttttttttaggttttataATTAGATCCTGTATTAATATCTATAGGTAGTTTTTTAgtctttttatcatatttttcATATTATCATATTATTACATTTACTGTGCTTAGTACACGCACTCTCTGTGGTTAATAGCTGTGTTAAATAAGAGTGTGTAAACACCACTGCGAAAttacgaattttgattggttatgtgttgtcagattCGCGTTTTGATTGACTGGTAGACAATGTGAGCGTggatcaagaaaatctgtttcaatcaagaagtaaaaaaacagcattttccttcatttgtcgaattatttttgagaaatattttataaaagcaatagaggactttttctgtgtttacatagcctcatccaAACActcggggagttgggagaagTCTCGACAGTTtacaaaccctcgactgcgtctcgggtttgcctaactgtctcgaattctaccaactccccctcgtttttagatgaggctatgtaaaaacagaaaaagtcctctattgcttgaATATTCCTTTTTATTATTTGGggttattattttatattatttggggtgcagagatggcgcagtggtgacagcactcgcctcccaccaatgtggcccgggttcgattcccagactcggcgtcacatgtgggttgagtttgttggttctctactctgcaccgagaggttttctccgggtactgcggtttcccctctcctcaaaaaaccaacatttgacttgagttGTGTTAATtgctaatttcaatttacagtgtccccaattagtgcttcagcgctaggacgactagacacttaaataaacttcctttcctttcctttctttcatcaTTTGTTAATACGCAATTGAGCCTTTGGTATGTAAGGTATTTGGTGATTAAGTAGTAAATCTGAGAAGAGATTTCGTTATCAAAGGGTGGAAAATAGCGAATGCAGTAATATATACCATTTTGTTGTTGGATGTCATGGGCAAAAATGAATGGAACGGCGTATACCGCCGAGCTAACCCATATGGCCAAAGTTGTCATTTTGACTTTTCTTAAGGCTCTTACTTTGGCTGGGTATAAGACAGCGAAAAAGCGATCCAGTGAGACGGCCATGACCGTAAAAATTGAGGCGGGTATGGACACCTGGTAGGAAAAGAGAACGATTTTACAAGTTATCTGCCCGAGAATTCCtccaatccacttcaatcccaCCTGAAGAAAAATAATGCTGTACGGCATCGCAAATATTGTGATGAGCATGTCGGCAATGGCCATGTTAAGTATCAGCATATTTGTGACTCGATTCCCTGCCTTTTTCATGATTGCAAAGTATATGGCGATGCTGTTTCCCGCTATTCCAAACATGATCGTCGCAGCATAAAGGACTGTAATGGTGACTTTACTGGTTGTGCTAAATTTTACTGTAAAGGAACTCCCTATGGAGGCAAAGAAACGCTATTTGTTAAAAATGGTGGGGCGATGACAAACTTACTTCCGAGtcaggatttcgagttggattttcgagtgagaatttcgagttggatttcgagtaaGGATGTAGAGTTGTTTTTTTCGAGGTGGTTACTAGTAATCCAGCTGTAGCGGCTCGCCTAGTTTACCGGTAAACCCTCTCTTAGATTTCCAGTGCAATGCAGTCAACAAAAGAACTCCTGTATGGGTGGGGTTAGTGCTTTGCCTTTTTATTCTGCGACATCACTATGTAAAGCATACATGAAGTAAGAGGCAAGACAGTGAGTCTTACATAAAGTCATTACATGCTcctgatttcaaaatggcaagATTGGGAATACGATAACCTGGCGTAAGATCTAGAATTTGATTTTTCTTGTCATATCTATTCCGGTGGTACAAATTTATAAATCTGAGTTAAGAATTTGACGCAAGAAAAGGCAAATATATAAATCCTATAATTCCCCATGTTTTGAATACCATCAAATGGCTCCAATGCTGCTTAACAGTGCTTTCCTACGGCACCCGCATGACTGTTCTGTTTTCAGCATTTTGAGCGGTTGGATATCATACTGTGCACTGAAAGTACATGTTCAAACCACGTCCGTTCCACAGCAAagcattcaaataattttccaCATCGCCCGAACTTTCTTATTGTCCCTGGCTATCGATTATTGCACGCTTGTACACGTCATTCAAGTAAATAAGGTATTTATAAGCCTCCGTGCCATGGAGACTCAAGGCCTGCCCAACCCCTTCTGCTCACGTTTCCAAAATTAAGTGTCAGCTATAGTTTccagtcaaaaatacaattacgaATGCAATACTAGGATATATTAAACAAGATTGCCGCTACCGATCTGCATCCTCGTTTTCCTCCATCAGCTTGAAAAGACTGGCGTTTTTAAAACGAGTGTATGGGTAAGACCAAGGATCATGatcagggtaagggtaaggatacgaatacaaaaagtatcctaaacatgcataaaaacTAACCTCAGTCCTAAtcaggcctaaacaaaagtttaaggttagcttttatgcatttttaggatactttctgtattcgtatccttacccttaccctcggaCCCTTTTTCTTACCCTTACCCATGTGACATGGCCGCGGTAAGACGTGTTCCTTCGATCTGCTGTTTGCCGACGCTTATTTTAGCATATCTATTCTTCTTCAGTTGGAACGTTTATTCGAGTCAACCCTATTCGGATTTGTTCTTCAATGCAGCGCCTTTTTATAGGTTTTATTCTTCTAGGAGCCTTGGTTTTATCCACCTTTATCTTCATGCATCGTTTCAACAGAGACGCCATCTTAAGTTGTCAGTCCGTGGCAGGACTTATTTATCATCTCGGATAAGTTACTATCCGAATTCTTCATCCTTCTTCCATCTTACAAGAATAATTAGAAGTGGTGATATAAGTACGAATCCCGGTCCTGACAAATGTCCTGTGTGTAATAATACAGTTGCAAAGAACCATCGTGCTCTCTCTTGTGACACATGTAACCAGTGGTGTCATATCAAGTGAGGCAAGGTTAAACCTAGCGAGTACAAGAAACTACAACTTGTCGACAATTTCTCTTGGAATTGTCCCGCCTGTTCACCGCTACCTTTAACGACACCGGCTTGTTTACAtcatagttttaatttttcaccttCAATTGGACGAGA contains these protein-coding regions:
- the LOC137974045 gene encoding neuropeptide SIFamide receptor-like — protein: MFTDAYLQVVKTSTAQEISIIYEFERIQSHREGCHTEHIQFRSAANVHAMNLSYSDQGSSFTVKFSTTSKVTITVLYAATIMFGIAGNSIAIYFAIMKKAGNRVTNMLILNMAIADMLITIFAMPYSIIFLQVGLKWIGGILGQITCKIVLFSYQVSIPASIFTVMAVSLDRFFAVLYPAKVRALRKVKMTTLAIWVSSAVYAVPFIFAHDIQQQNGIYYCIRYFPPFDNEISSQIYYLITKYLTYQRLNCVLTNDERKERKGSLFKCLVVLALKH